The Cottoperca gobio chromosome 15, fCotGob3.1, whole genome shotgun sequence genome segment tgacaaaaaaacttaaatatttattttatttatcaatagTTGTCTACCAGATCGTGAGCACAATTTAAGCTGCATTTAATCTAACTAGCCAAATGCTGGCTTGTTTCGTTTACTTCTTCCTCCGACAACCGTAGTTGCTTTAAATATCTTGCGATGCATATTTGCTTTGACGTGTTAATTATATAACTTAGAAGCTGCCTTATTTTATTTCACCGCAAAGACTCAGACAAGAATACGTCTGAACTTTGACTCCTTGGGCAACAACAGGGAGCTCTCACcgcacacaaacatttacacacacccGTCAAAGGTCAAGCCCGCCCACACTCATACTCCAGACTTTTAATTGGCTAGTGACATTTCCAGAAAAGCCAATCATATTCACAATCgttaacaaatacaaacagtaggcttcatttacttaagtactgtagCCTAcctaagtacaattttgagatagattgaatatttctattttatgctacttaTAGTTCTACCccacaatatttatttcataacaTTAGTTAGCTACTtggtaataattaataatattataaataatatatcataaaatatgatgtaataTTATGGCTTATATAAGGTAATTAAAATCAGcaccacctttaccagctgcaacgtTAAAGCGatgtacacattaataattacaatccagtaatataatatatatgattcttAAATGTACAATTCTCCATAATTCCTATTGATGCTAatgcttttgtactttaaaTTAAGTAATATTGAATGAATTACTTTTACTTGCAACAAAGTATTTGTACACTGTGAAAGTATTACtctcacttaagtaaaagatcagAGTACTTCTTGCACCAAAGCACAGAGTAACAAATCCTTCATTCTGATTGGGTACGCCTGTAGTCAATCTGGCCCGGccttggacacacacacacacacacacacgcacacacacacacacacacacacacgctcagtcagtcagtcagaaagagaaataaaaaacagaaatagaagCGCAGATGAAgctcacatttgaaaaacatgcaACAGATCGTTTCTACTGCTTTTCCCTCTGTATCTGTATCACAGTATTTCTACACACATGCCATTTCGTGAGTTGCATTACTGTAGACACAGTGAGAACGCTGTAGCTGGCCGAGCATCAGTAGaggaaaaagagacacaaatacacCATTCTGACAACATTTAAGTACGACAggccacacatacagtacacgcATAGTGGGGGAGAGAGCGACAGACGGTTCATTAATAACGCTCTCTGTTTAAACAGGTGTCTAACTGACAAGCATGGGCGTGAGGGTGTGTCGGTGTctgattctgtttgtgtgtatatatagaggCTGAGGTGGTGAAGCGGTCACTCCTCACCGCCATTTGTAAAAGCATTACCCTTGCTGCTCTGAAACTGATGTCCAAATGTTCTAACTGAAGGATTTTGGTGTTTGTGTAGCATGTTTCATATTTCTCTCAGACAGTGTGATGTACAGGAAGACCTGAAGGGCATGCAAAGCCTTTTCTTTTGTACTAATTTTCCTAATCTCTCACTTAATGGGAATATCTCAAAGCCACTCTTTCCACTGGAGGAAGAGTTTCTTTTGCTATTTTGACCATAGACATGATCACTAGTCCTTAGGGTATAGCGGCCTGACTTCAGATGTCAAGGTAGAATAGGATAgggctttatttgttttacatttttctatcTTTTAGGCGCTAATATAGTTTTTCAATACCCAATCTATTCTATGGTGTATTTTTGGCTCTCTTAGGTTATCAAAGTTTCCTTTATCACGCATCATTTGCTGAACTCCAAAGCTTCACTCCGGGCTGTTTGTACGCAGGCTGTGTCCACGAGTTCAAATTGTGTTTTCAATCTTGAAGGTCAAAGTTGAATTCTGCACCTGTGTTCAAGACTAAACAACTGTACCTGcctcaaactaaaaataaatacctGAAAGCAGACAAACTCACTGTGTGAGATGTGGCTTAGGGCATTGACTCCTTTTCATCTTTCCCATTATTTGGTTTCTATTCACCAGGAAGACAAAGACTTAAGAGCTTTTATACACACCCAGATTATAATGACAATTGGACTTGTTTTTGCAGTGAACAGTGAATAGGCAAGAACAGTCCATCTTCACGTAGCAAAGTATTCAGAAACAtcttataaaaaaaattaaaagaggGCCCCCATGATTTATGAGCAGCGAGTAGAGCCCCGCTGCTCAATCTTTATTCAGCAAGTGCAATTTAGTGTCGGAGAAAATCAGACATCAATCAATAAGTATGACAGTTTCCATTTATGGTACAGATATATAGCTTGTGGCATACTGAACTCCTTGTGAGCACAGCACAATGTACACAACTGTTGCTGTCAAGCACAGATATTAAACTCAGTAGTtcacaagctgaaaacaggctgaTAGCTACAGTTAATGCACAGAAATGGTCGTCTTAATGCTGCCCTGGTCTGCTCTGCCAAATACGTACACAAGGCATTAATGGTGAGTGTTTTGATGATGAAGGGCTGATTGAAcactttaaaaaagggaaagtttAAAGTAATATATTTGATGGAAAACAAGATACcaaaaataattagaaataaaacatttattaaacgaACTCTTCAGGTAGCCCAAAGCTActgattatttgtatttttagtcaAATTATATCATAGGGAACAATCTTAactttgacatttgaaaaagggcaaaaaaaaagaaataattattCTTGCAACTGCCAAGAGAGAAAAAATCTGGTCTATGGTCTTTTTGTTACCAATCTGTGAAACCCTCAAATACTATTGGACTACATTTGATTTCTACAAAAAGGTATCTAGGTACTGATCAGGAAATTAATGTATGCAACAACAAAATGTTGTCAGCTAGGGTCAATTTACTTTAGATTTTAAATGGctgaaatacttttaaaaatcggatcaaatccaaaatattttttggcaaaagaaaaaaaggactgAATGCCTGTGTGTAGCCCAAACGAGATAGTGAACTTGTCCTGTCTAGGATTACTGTGAGAATAGTTTGTTATGATATTATTCATAAATCCAGAAAGGGGTCTGGATCTGACAGTTATGATTTTCATAGTAAAACTACTGCCCTCTGCTGACGACCATTACAATTCAAAACTTGTGCGTTCTTGACATTTATCTTCAGCTCGGACACATGTGGTGGTCACTAGAATGGTCTTTAAAAACCCTCAAGATTAACAAGTTCTATATTACTGTGGAAATGTTTTCTTCTataggaacaaaaaaaaagaaaaattataaACCATACCTAGTCTTGAATTAGCGCAGCAGAAATATAACTAACGGTCTTGAAAAGGTATTTCTTATCTGCTATGTCTAAGTATGGGACAGCTGAGGTGGATTTTAGTCAGATTTTATGTGCGTATTGACTTTATCTTCTCCTTAGAGGAGGGCAGAACAGtattagagggggggggggggggggggaaggagacATTTAAATCTCAGCTTCCAAGTGCTGCGTTCTCCTCTTATTGTGCTGGTGTTCGGTGATTCCATACTTGAAGAACTCATAGACCGACCAGCTGATGGCTGTGGAGGGCATCTGGTAGATGATCCTCGCCTGGACTCCCTTGAAGAAGCCCGGCAGGCCGCCCAGCCTGTAAACTGTCCGGAAGGCGTGGGCCAGGCCTGAGATGTGTCTGTGGGCTCCTTTGCCTTGGCCCTGGCCGGGGCCTTGGCCTGCACCAGGGCCTTGGCCGGAAGACAGGGAACTGAGGGTTAGAGACTCCTGGGTGTTGAGTAGGGTCTTGCAGACGTCCAGAGGTGTGGTGGCGGCGGCCGCGATGGCTCCAGCCAAAGCTCCGGACATCATGTGGGATGAGGGATTGTATTGTCTGTGGGGGTTGAGCAGCTCCTGAAGGTACTCATAGGTCATGAAGTGGAGCGCCTGGAAGGGCACATTCATGGTGAGCTGGGTGGTGTAGCTGCGATAGAACGCAGCAGGGCCCTCTTTATGCCACACGGCGCGTACACAGTCCATCACGCCGCGGTAGGGGGAATTATACATCTGCATGCGCTGCTTCACAACTAGGGATACATGGGcagatgaaggaggagaaggccCAATGTGTCCAGGGTTGGCAGTACGAAGATGGCaaagatagaaaaagaaaaagaagattaGAGAGCTATTATCTACTGTAAATATGTCGTTAAAGCACATGGAGTttcaataaacacacagaaagatgtAGAGCGTCACTTGAAAAGAGTATGCTCAGACAGCTGCGCCCCATCCAACAGCTGCACACGAGGACTCTGACCAGTGTCCTTCTACTAACATGTTTGGGCAGGTGGACTAGAAGCAGCTGTGAAAGTCAATAAGGGTTAAGGCCAACATGTGAAGATGGTTGGCTCAGGCGTGGCACCTGCAAGTATCTGCTGTATGGCAAACTTTTGTTTTGAGAGAGAAAATGCCTTAATACCCGTCCGAATTCTGTGGTGAAATGCCAATGACATTGTACTGTAAAATGTCGCTCTTACCTTCAGCAGGGTTCATGATTGCATCGTGAAGCAGCGTGGCCACACAGCCCGCAGTTCCTGAAACAAATACACCTCAGAAATGATTACACATGAATAGATAATCAAGAAGAATACAGAAGGGAAATAGAGGAGACGGCAGTAAAGAGGCATAGAAATGAGAAGGTATAATCATTTTTCACTTGCAACAGTCATGTCACAGCCTCCACTGCCTTATTCTTAAAAGCTGCAAATTTCATGCTCAAAACAATATATTAGCATAGCAGAAATGGTGCAAATTTCACAGGTGTAAAAACTACAGATATCGTCTGACTTGGCCAAACCTGAGCAAAGAGAGACATCTAGTGGACAAGGCAGTTCATTGCTCTTTTGAGAGATTTAAACCAAAAGCTTTAAAAGACAGGACTAACAGGAGGGAGCAGATGAGATGGGAGAAAGAGGACTTACCCAGCCTCCCACTAAActggaaaaggagagagagagtagggaGAACAAGGAATAAGGAAATGTTTGACATTCAgagcaatgtttttaaaaatgaatcttGGGTTAAAACTATTTCTATTTTGTAGCCAAGGTGACTTTTCTGAACTTAAAATTGTTTAACTTTCCTAAAAGCCAGCCACAGATTGACAGCTGACCCTGGCATATCCTTACAGTGTACAACTGTAGCGATGAAATGGCTCTATCCAATTTGATGGCCTGCCAGGGGTTTTTAGAATTGGTCAGCGTGGATTAGTCCGTGTCAGCAGAGCGATCACCATGATGGCGCTTGGCATTAGGGTTGGAGTTGGACAAATCCTACACATCAGTCTATCTTGTAGTGGTCTCAAAGTTAAGATTATAGCCATACATGATCTATACATCTACAGTACATATAACttttagtgtgtgtatatgtatgttttatgGTACCATTAGCCAAATGACTGTTAGCCCCTGGGTGAATGACATCACTTAGAGTCTTTTTGAGTTTCTCATAGCTGGCAAAATAGAGGGCATGGGCAGGTCCCGCCCCAACTGCTGTTGCATTCAACCCTCTCATTGGTCGCCAGAGTCCCTCTGTGGCTATAATTCGGCGGAGAGCATCCATCACGTTCCTGTAGCGGGCTGCGGGGTCAGGCTGGAGGCACTGCATGCGTGTCTGGAAGAGAGGAAAAGTTCAAAGTTCAAAATCAACAGTGTGCTTCGTTCCCACcaccaatattattattattagtgagCTTCAATTAATTTGACCTAAATTCCATATAAAAATAGAATGTAATGCATAATTTAAGTCTTACCATATGTCTGTCTAATATAGCAAAGAATAGCATGCCAATGAAAAATGTCCTCAATACTGCGGTGTGAGTAAGGGGTCATATAAGGGAAAGGAGGTGTTCGACATTGTGTGTGGTGTACATGCATAATTGAATAGAAGGAAGTATGGAGTTACAAGCTCCAAGGTCACAGGGGGACATAGGCTTACTTCCTGTAAGCCTCTTTTCCCACTGACCCTGAAGCACACctttctgtcttcctcttaacatacacacatgcacagtgagATAAATGATAAGAAGGTAGAAATATTATCTAAAGGACAAGTGCATGGGATCTGTGTTTCAGTCACAAGCTATTTGGTATTTGGAGAGAGTTGGCTGGGGTCGCATTGGGTGACTGCGTCTGTCTCTAAGGAACTAGCAGCGACATAATCTCTGAATACCAAACTTCCAGCTGAATGGACAAATTTACACCCCactgtgtatgtgcatgtaggACTCTAGCTAAGCATAAACATGGCCTCATGTCACTCTATAGTACAGCTGTGGAATGCAGGGTCCAAGGCAAGCTAGTTTACAGGGGTTCAAGTATATGCATGAAGTTACTTCATGCCTGACACACACAATTGCACATCTCTTTGCATGATCGTAAAAATAAACCGGTTCATTGGTGGCccatacaaacacatgcatagATGTCTTGCACTATGGATCCAGAATGTTTATCTATGGTATGTTTGCACATGTAGAAATTAATGACCTTTGTGCtaaatgcaaacacaacatCCTCCACACTGAAGACTTCTTGGTTTCGTTCAATGACAAATTCAATACAATCGAAATTCCAGTCATGTAGACTGTGCAGAATACTCTGGCAGACCTACAAATGCAACACGCGTTTTAAAATCCACAACCAATTACTGGGATTTAGGATACATTAAGGTTGAATGGCAGCCTATTCTAAAACTATAATTACACAGCAATCTCTTAAGCGAGAGGCTTATTGTACAGAGGAGGAAAAGTCTGTATTTGGTCTAGAGGGAAACctctaaataaaaaaggaatatgTTAGATGCATCtcaaattgtattatttatgtgCAGTAGACTTCATTTTGCTGAATGCACCTAATCTCCTGTGGCTTGCTTGAAAAGATGCTGAGATCTTATAGTGGTGTAGCAGACACTGTTCATGAGATGGTTCTGTAAACATTGGTCTTGTTCAGGTTCAACAACAGAGATGGACTACAAGTGGCAAAGACATGGATGAAGCATGGACAAATGTACAGCTTTTCAGTCTGACAAACAGCTGACTCATTGCCACTTGCTCCATCTATCTAACCCTGTGGCTGTTAACAATGCTCGCTGCTGCATGGCCAAGTCTAGCTGACCTCTTGGGGTAATAGGTCATCACCCTATAGCTATGCTTTAGTTAAATACAAGATAAACGATTACATAACAAAGAAGATCACATGATAAGAACTGTCCC includes the following:
- the slc25a28 gene encoding mitoferrin-2 is translated as MEADGFVRRRRMTAETTGNDPGVAGASAGAEVRWLGGRFWGVSESIVGTLTPRIGGETELQTVDFNLSAQDAQTEDSEPDYEGLPQGASTSTHMLAGAVAGIMEHCLMFPIDSVKTRMQCLQPDPAARYRNVMDALRRIIATEGLWRPMRGLNATAVGAGPAHALYFASYEKLKKTLSDVIHPGANSHLANGTAGCVATLLHDAIMNPAEVVKQRMQMYNSPYRGVMDCVRAVWHKEGPAAFYRSYTTQLTMNVPFQALHFMTYEYLQELLNPHRQYNPSSHMMSGALAGAIAAAATTPLDVCKTLLNTQESLTLSSLSSGQGPGAGQGPGQGQGKGAHRHISGLAHAFRTVYRLGGLPGFFKGVQARIIYQMPSTAISWSVYEFFKYGITEHQHNKRRTQHLEAEI